A single region of the Pseudomonas mandelii genome encodes:
- a CDS encoding endonuclease/exonuclease/phosphatase family protein yields MRRWGTERVVGLHDPRVNEHHLESTGLPADSRLRLLSFNIQVGISTERYRHYLTRGWQHLLPHTGRADNLQKIGNLLGDFDLVALQEADGGSLRSGYVNQVEHLAQLGAFPYWYQQLNRNLGRLGQHSNGVLSRLRPWAIEDHPLPGPKGRGAILVRFGEGPEALVVVMMHLALGARARSMQLAYIRELIGGYKHQVLMGDMNTHASDLLQNSPLRDLGLLAPQLEATFPSWRPQRCLDHILLSPTLTLEKVEVLAQPISDHLPVAVEIRLPGSLTADAFPALSPAPSRIP; encoded by the coding sequence ATGCGCCGCTGGGGAACTGAACGTGTCGTTGGCCTGCATGATCCGCGGGTCAACGAGCATCACCTGGAATCGACGGGATTGCCCGCAGACAGCCGTCTGCGCTTGCTCAGTTTCAATATCCAGGTCGGCATCAGTACCGAGCGCTATCGGCACTACCTGACCCGAGGCTGGCAGCATCTGCTGCCGCACACCGGGCGTGCCGACAATCTGCAAAAGATCGGCAATCTGCTGGGCGACTTCGATCTGGTCGCCTTGCAGGAAGCCGATGGCGGCAGCCTGCGATCAGGCTACGTCAATCAGGTTGAACACCTGGCGCAGCTCGGCGCCTTTCCCTACTGGTATCAACAACTCAATCGCAATCTCGGTCGCCTCGGCCAGCACAGCAATGGCGTGCTCAGCCGCCTGCGCCCGTGGGCAATCGAAGATCATCCGCTGCCGGGGCCCAAGGGCCGCGGGGCGATTCTGGTGCGTTTCGGCGAAGGTCCGGAGGCGCTGGTGGTGGTGATGATGCACCTGGCGCTGGGCGCTCGGGCTCGCAGCATGCAACTGGCTTACATCCGCGAGTTGATCGGCGGTTACAAACACCAGGTGCTGATGGGCGACATGAACACCCACGCCAGTGATTTGCTGCAGAACTCCCCGTTGCGTGACCTCGGTCTGCTAGCACCGCAACTGGAAGCGACCTTCCCCAGCTGGCGCCCGCAGCGCTGCCTCGACCATATTCTGCTCAGCCCCACTCTGACCCTTGAAAAGGTCGAAGTGCTGGCACAACCGATTTCAGATCACCTGCCCGTCGCGGTAGAGATTCGTCTGCCGGGTTCGCTCACGGCCGATGCATTCCCCGCGTTGAGTCCTGCCCCTTCGCGGATCCCATGA
- a CDS encoding GGDEF domain-containing protein, translating into MSDETQRWKEKYLKSIEQQEKLERRWDARLDLLRRGLVRSTLAAEGTDRAVDQCMKEMREVVRTDDMDAGLAALLPRLEKAVLDSEQRRETRVNQTSAALTALVTQLQTLPLPREVSRTLKNFAKQLDGRVSQAREIPLLLSELSGLQGKALRQLDNPAEPDRPGFLQRLFGNREADEATPQATVPAVQAPLLQTVEPIAETPPATVDLAPAVEHPPVEQPTVIDVQPAAAIPESLEVQAIEPAPELVVFVPPVLQSETASAQAVEPQTQPNIEQPIDPTPAEQELQAVNPDELTPVTIETEHLAPEEVLYALPDSPEPSYSSVAKHIEDTLLGLLDDLTLPERHRPQAEAMRDRLQNGLNWYELIPILDDLATLMLAITDSGQHEFEAYLQQLNERLESFQSNLQAASDGHADNRSAAREMDTQIREQVDGLQSSVQEAADLDDLKHVLENRLEGLLGTMDQHQKQRDEREQEVAARLQSLAERVAHMEQEALGYREHLEEQRQKALLDPLTGLPNRAAWSERLEHEVREWQQHGNILLLAMLDLDHFKRINDNYGHLAGDKVLKIIANVLRKRLRGTDFIARFGGEEFVLLMPDTSPINGAQLLDTLRASIEACPFHFKGERVTITISIGFTAFKPGEHSDLVLKRADQALYRAKNAGRNRVEAG; encoded by the coding sequence ATGAGCGACGAAACACAGCGCTGGAAAGAGAAATACCTTAAAAGCATCGAACAACAGGAAAAGCTCGAACGCCGATGGGATGCCCGGCTCGACTTGCTGCGCCGTGGGCTGGTGCGCAGCACCCTGGCCGCAGAAGGCACCGATCGCGCCGTTGACCAGTGCATGAAGGAAATGCGCGAAGTCGTGCGCACCGATGACATGGACGCCGGTCTGGCCGCCCTGCTTCCACGCCTGGAAAAAGCCGTACTCGACTCCGAGCAGCGCCGGGAAACCCGGGTCAACCAGACCAGCGCCGCATTGACTGCGCTGGTGACTCAGCTGCAAACACTGCCACTGCCTCGCGAAGTCAGCCGGACGCTGAAGAACTTTGCCAAACAACTGGATGGTCGAGTCAGTCAGGCCCGTGAGATTCCGTTGCTGCTCAGCGAACTGAGTGGCCTGCAAGGCAAAGCCTTACGTCAACTGGATAACCCGGCAGAACCTGATCGCCCCGGTTTTCTGCAGCGCCTGTTTGGTAACCGGGAAGCGGATGAGGCCACCCCGCAGGCCACCGTTCCTGCGGTGCAAGCGCCGCTCCTGCAAACTGTCGAACCGATTGCCGAGACCCCGCCGGCAACGGTTGATCTCGCACCCGCGGTGGAGCATCCGCCAGTCGAACAGCCAACGGTCATCGACGTCCAACCTGCCGCTGCGATCCCTGAATCACTGGAAGTACAGGCAATAGAACCTGCTCCGGAATTGGTGGTGTTTGTCCCGCCTGTGCTTCAGTCAGAGACTGCATCTGCGCAAGCGGTAGAGCCACAGACCCAGCCGAACATCGAACAACCGATAGATCCAACGCCAGCCGAGCAAGAGCTACAGGCAGTCAACCCGGATGAACTGACCCCGGTGACCATCGAGACAGAGCACCTGGCGCCAGAGGAAGTTCTCTACGCCCTGCCCGACTCACCCGAGCCGTCCTATAGTTCAGTCGCCAAGCATATCGAAGACACGCTCCTTGGCCTCCTCGACGACCTGACGCTGCCCGAACGCCATCGACCACAAGCCGAAGCGATGCGTGATCGTCTGCAAAACGGGTTGAACTGGTACGAACTGATCCCGATCCTCGATGATCTGGCGACGTTGATGCTGGCGATCACCGACAGCGGCCAGCACGAATTCGAAGCGTACCTGCAACAACTCAACGAACGTCTCGAATCGTTCCAGAGCAACTTGCAAGCTGCCAGCGACGGCCATGCCGACAACCGCTCGGCTGCACGCGAGATGGATACGCAGATTCGCGAGCAAGTCGACGGCCTGCAGAGCAGCGTGCAAGAGGCGGCGGACCTGGACGACCTCAAGCACGTCTTGGAGAACCGCCTCGAAGGCCTGCTCGGCACCATGGATCAACACCAGAAACAGCGCGACGAACGTGAGCAGGAAGTCGCGGCTCGGTTGCAAAGCCTGGCCGAACGCGTGGCGCACATGGAACAGGAAGCGCTGGGCTACCGCGAACACCTTGAAGAACAACGGCAGAAAGCGCTGCTCGATCCCCTCACCGGCCTGCCCAATCGCGCGGCCTGGAGTGAGCGGCTGGAACACGAAGTCCGCGAATGGCAGCAACACGGCAACATCCTGTTGCTGGCGATGCTCGACCTCGACCACTTCAAACGCATCAACGATAACTACGGTCACCTGGCAGGTGACAAAGTGCTGAAAATCATTGCCAACGTGTTGCGCAAACGCCTGCGCGGGACGGATTTCATTGCGCGGTTCGGGGGTGAGGAGTTTGTCTTGCTGATGCCAGACACGTCACCGATAAATGGCGCACAACTGCTGGATACTTTGCGCGCATCGATTGAAGCCTGCCCTTTTCACTTCAAGGGCGAGCGGGTGACCATCACCATTTCCATAGGTTTTACGGCATTCAAACCCGGAGAACACAGCGACCTGGTGCTTAAAAGAGCCGATCAGGCGCTATACCGTGCGAAAAATGCTGGTCGCAATCGCGTCGAGGCTGGTTGA
- a CDS encoding EAL domain-containing protein, whose amino-acid sequence MAVARETLRSWFYRPWFLATLAAALSATLLMTASLFLAMHQVEQRESQEMNAQGERFLARLEQLFGQLRESLDDLEAQPLRSCDDEMIATLQQVSFNYRFVYEAAYMDASRICSNRPRQVGLSLSRPPDIKGPTYSYWLNTTTEPDENRAALMLGRGNFRVATSRGHLTDMVDLSPGSSLLVVLSHGTRAIPVLGAAQAWPPTEFWPLESRDALQVTQTRLIYRMPTNNPEYQLVLITPRTNMHVPAVWWWLLPASLALSALVGFMVFLLVRQRQSLDAELNGAIRRGELQVLYQPIFDLDSRNCVGAEALLRWRRPDGTLTSPDLFIPMAENTGQIRQMTDFVLQRLLEQLGQLLRANPQLYISVNLAACDVMVPRIGQVMARLLTLHRVAAKQIAFEVTERGLIDVVVARENLQALRDVGHQVLIDDFGTGYCSLAYLQTLPVDCLKIDKAFIDALGHDAASSGVAPHIIHMAQALQLRVIAEGIEHEAQAAFLSSEGVKYGQGWLFAHALSAVQFIELITRGRRLSNRRLDDEA is encoded by the coding sequence ATGGCTGTAGCTCGAGAGACGCTCCGTAGCTGGTTCTATCGCCCTTGGTTTTTGGCGACGCTGGCTGCTGCCTTGAGTGCAACGCTATTGATGACCGCCAGCCTGTTTCTGGCGATGCATCAAGTGGAGCAGCGGGAAAGCCAGGAAATGAATGCCCAGGGCGAGCGTTTCCTCGCCCGGCTTGAACAGCTATTCGGGCAGCTACGCGAAAGCCTCGACGATCTGGAAGCCCAGCCCCTGCGTAGCTGCGATGATGAAATGATCGCAACCTTGCAACAGGTCAGCTTCAACTACCGATTTGTTTACGAAGCGGCCTACATGGACGCCTCGCGGATTTGCTCGAATCGACCTCGCCAGGTAGGGCTGTCATTAAGTCGACCACCGGACATCAAAGGCCCCACCTACAGCTACTGGCTGAACACCACCACCGAGCCCGATGAAAACCGTGCTGCGCTGATGCTGGGACGCGGCAACTTTCGGGTCGCTACCTCTCGTGGCCATTTGACCGACATGGTCGATCTCTCCCCGGGCAGTAGCCTGCTGGTGGTGCTCTCCCATGGCACTCGTGCGATTCCTGTCCTCGGTGCCGCACAGGCCTGGCCGCCCACGGAGTTCTGGCCCCTGGAAAGCCGCGATGCGCTGCAGGTGACACAAACCCGCTTGATTTACCGCATGCCCACCAACAACCCCGAATACCAATTGGTGCTGATCACCCCACGCACGAACATGCATGTGCCAGCCGTGTGGTGGTGGCTGCTGCCGGCCAGTCTGGCGCTGAGTGCCTTGGTCGGTTTCATGGTGTTTCTGCTGGTGCGCCAGCGTCAGTCACTGGACGCTGAACTGAACGGCGCCATTCGACGGGGCGAATTGCAGGTGTTGTATCAGCCGATCTTCGATCTCGACAGCCGCAACTGTGTCGGGGCCGAAGCCTTGCTGCGCTGGCGAAGGCCGGACGGCACGCTGACCAGCCCCGACCTGTTTATCCCGATGGCGGAAAACACCGGCCAGATCCGCCAGATGACCGACTTCGTATTGCAGCGACTTCTCGAACAACTGGGGCAACTGCTACGCGCCAATCCGCAGTTGTACATCTCCGTCAACCTTGCAGCTTGCGACGTCATGGTGCCGCGTATCGGCCAGGTGATGGCACGCCTGCTGACCTTGCACCGGGTCGCGGCAAAGCAGATTGCTTTTGAGGTGACTGAGCGGGGCTTGATCGATGTAGTGGTGGCCAGGGAAAACCTGCAAGCCTTGCGCGATGTCGGGCATCAGGTCCTGATCGATGATTTCGGCACGGGCTATTGCAGCCTCGCCTACCTGCAAACCCTGCCGGTGGACTGCCTGAAAATCGACAAGGCGTTCATTGATGCGCTGGGCCATGATGCCGCCAGCAGCGGCGTGGCACCGCACATCATTCATATGGCCCAGGCCCTGCAACTCAGGGTGATTGCCGAGGGCATAGAACATGAAGCCCAAGCGGCGTTTCTGAGCAGCGAAGGCGTCAAGTATGGTCAGGGCTGGCTGTTCGCCCATGCACTGAGCGCCGTGCAGTTCATCGAACTGATTACCCGTGGGCGCCGATTGAGCAATCGACGCCTGGATGATGAAGCCTGA
- a CDS encoding N-acetylmuramoyl-L-alanine amidase — MKCLAFFTSLLLLAGCASGPRIDTSHPSANHDSRIQFVVVHYTSASLERSLQLLTHGEVSSHYLIGDDKGATIYKLMDENLRSWHAGESEWQGRTWLNSSSIGIEIVNPGFKDTPTGRLWYPYSEDQVQSLIFLLKDISKRYNINPRSIIGHSDIAPLRKLDPGPLFPWKRLAGEGIGVWPNEQAVARQQTQFAAELPSISWYQGQLARLGYATPQTGELDVATRHVLAAFQMHFRPARFDGTPDAQTAALLQVLNQTK, encoded by the coding sequence ATGAAATGTCTTGCCTTCTTTACGTCGCTGCTCCTGTTGGCCGGTTGTGCCAGCGGCCCGCGGATCGACACCAGCCACCCTTCAGCCAATCACGACAGTCGTATTCAGTTCGTGGTGGTGCATTACACCTCCGCCTCCCTCGAGCGCTCCCTGCAATTGCTGACCCACGGCGAGGTCAGCAGTCACTACCTGATCGGTGACGACAAAGGCGCCACCATCTATAAGCTGATGGATGAAAATCTTCGGTCCTGGCACGCAGGCGAAAGCGAATGGCAAGGCCGGACCTGGCTGAACTCCAGCTCCATCGGCATCGAGATCGTCAATCCTGGCTTCAAAGACACTCCAACGGGCCGCCTTTGGTATCCCTACAGTGAAGATCAGGTTCAGTCGCTGATCTTCCTGCTCAAAGACATCAGCAAGCGTTACAACATCAACCCTCGTTCCATCATCGGGCACAGCGACATCGCGCCGCTGCGCAAGCTCGATCCCGGCCCGCTGTTCCCCTGGAAGCGTCTGGCCGGCGAAGGCATAGGCGTCTGGCCAAACGAGCAGGCCGTCGCACGCCAGCAAACCCAGTTCGCAGCAGAACTGCCGAGCATCAGCTGGTATCAGGGACAGCTGGCCCGACTGGGTTATGCCACGCCACAAACGGGCGAGCTTGATGTCGCCACGCGCCATGTACTGGCGGCCTTTCAAATGCATTTCCGCCCCGCTCGATTCGATGGCACTCCTGACGCTCAGACGGCGGCGCTTCTACAAGTTTTGAATCAGACAAAATAA